The Patescibacteria group bacterium genomic interval CACGACTTTGTTTTTCTCCAATCTTCGGCAAAGGCCTGTTCCCACGTTTTACCTCGTAGTAGGATGTCTAAGGCCAACTGTGGCGCCTTATGAGCCACAATTGCGACATTCTGGCCATCGTAGTTTTGTTTCAGAAATTCGATAAAATCGGCGATTCTGGTTTTCACGTCCTCATAACTCTCGCCTCCGGGGAATCGTTCTGTGATACGGTCTTCCTGCATTGGTTCCACAATTGCTGACGCCTTGGCATTATATTCTCCGTAATTGCATTCCCGCAATCTTTGATCCTGAACTATCGGCACGGTTTCTCCAAAAGTCAGTTTAGCCGAATCAATCGCTCTCTGCAAATCAGAGCAAAATACTACGTCAAATTCTTTATCTTTGATTTGATCCTTTAGGTCTATTGACTGTTTTACTCCCAATTCAGATAACCCAACATCAAGCCAACCGGACGAGATATCTTTCTCGTTATCGGTTGTTGTTCCATGGACAAAATAGGTTATTTTTATCATATTTTTTCATTACGCATGATTACAACGCTATTAATTCAAAACTCTGTACTTAAGGTGAAGATATGAATTCTCAAGTTGATTAACTGATTCAAGCTCAAGAGCTCGTAACTTAAATAGTTCGTCTTTCGAATGAAGCGACTCCCCATCCATCAGAGTTGGAGTATTTTCTCCACCAATCATGACTGGCGCCATTACAAGAGAAATATAGTCAACCAGACCCCTTCTTATAAACTCAGCATTCAGCATTCCTCCCGATTGTATCGTAACTCTTTCAGCCCCAAAATCGGCTTTCAATCTTAAAAACATGTCTTCAAAATCAATCTTGTCTTCATATTTTACAATTTTAATATTATCCAATTTATCTTTGAGTTTATAAGCGGGATGATTTTCGTTTGTAGTAACTAAAACAACCATTTTGCATTTTTTGGAAACATATTCTATACCTCTTTCATTTAGATGTGGCTTATTATCAATAATAATAAAAGTAACTGGAATTTTAATAGGCTGATCGGTTTTATCATTAAAACCAATTTTAGAGAAGACGCGGCCCGAATTTAATGAA includes:
- a CDS encoding histidine phosphatase family protein, whose translation is MIKITYFVHGTTTDNEKDISSGWLDVGLSELGVKQSIDLKDQIKDKEFDVVFCSDLQRAIDSAKLTFGETVPIVQDQRLRECNYGEYNAKASAIVEPMQEDRITERFPGGESYEDVKTRIADFIEFLKQNYDGQNVAIVAHKAPQLALDILLRGKTWEQAFAEDWRKTKSWQPGWGYEVN
- a CDS encoding dihydrofolate reductase family protein, which produces MDRPITTLFLLISVDGKISTGDTDTMDVDSDFTKINGVKEGLQQYYELEKQTDFFSLNSGRVFSKIGFNDKTDQPIKIPVTFIIIDNKPHLNERGIEYVSKKCKMVVLVTTNENHPAYKLKDKLDNIKIVKYEDKIDFEDMFLRLKADFGAERVTIQSGGMLNAEFIRRGLVDYISLVMAPVMIGGENTPTLMDGESLHSKDELFKLRALELESVNQLENSYLHLKYRVLN